A region of the uncultured Bacteroides sp. genome:
TGCCATTTTTATCAGCACTTTCGCTTTTCTTTATGTTAAGTCTCAACCAAAGGAAATAAAGTATGAGGTTGTAACTCCAAAGGTTGCCGACATTGAAAAAAGTACCGTAGCTACAGGTAAAGTAGAACCTCGCGACGAAATTCTTATTAAGCCTCAAATCTCAGGAATTGTGGCCGATGTGTATAAACAGGCCGGTCAGTTGATTAAAAAGGGAGAGGTGATTGCTAAGGTAAAGGTCATTCCGGAATTGGGACAATTGAACTCTGCCGAGAGCCGCGTTCGCATTGCAAACATTAACTACAAGCAAGCCTTGCAGGAATATGACCGTCAGAAAAGTCTGTTTAAAGATAAGTTAATCAGCAAAGAAGAGTTTGAAAAGAGTGAGGTGTCAATGAAAACTGCTAAAGAAGAAGTTTCAACTTCCAAAGACAACCTTGATATTGTGAAGGATGGTATTACCAAAAACTCTGCTACTTACAGTAATACAATGATACGTTCTACTATTGACGGATTGATTCTTGATATACCTATCAAAAAAGGAAACTCAGTTATTATGAGTAACACATTTAATGATGGTACCACTATTGCAACTGTTGCTAACATGAAGGACCTTATCTTTAAAGGAAAAATAGACGAAACAGAAGTTGGCCGTATTAAAGAAGGAATGCCTATTAAACTAACAATTGGTGCTTTGCAGAATCTGAAGTTTGACGCTAAGCTGGAATATATTTCTCCAAAGGGAGTTACAGAGAATGGTGCGAACCTTTTTGAAATTAAAGCAGCTATCAATGCTTCACCTGATGTGAAGATCCGTTCAGGCTACAGCGCAAATGCTGAAATTGTACTTGAACGTGTAGGAAAAGTATTAACTGTGCCCGAAAGTACAATTGAGTTTTCCGGAGATTCAACTTTTGTTTATGTGTTGAAGACAGAGAAACCTAAGCAGACTTTTGAAAGAAAACGTGTGGCTGTTGGTGTAAGCGATGGAATAAAAATTCAAATTAAGGGTGGCATTACAGCTAAAGACAAAGTGCGTGGAGCTGTGATTGAAGAAAAGAAACCTGATGCTGAAAATAAAAACAACTAAGGCTATGAAAAAATATATAATACTTATTGCAGTATTACTGTTCTCGGGAGGGATCTTTGCTCAACAAAGCTGGTCTCTCAGGGATTGCATTGATTATGCTTTGAAGCATAATATCCAGATTCAGAAACAGGAAATTGCAAACGAGCAACAGAAAGTGGAACTGAACTCAGCTAAGAATAAGAGACTTCCCGATTTAAGCGGTAGTATGTCTCAGGATTTTAGGTTTGGGCGTGCAACTTCTCCTGTGGATAACTCTTATGTGAATAAAAACAGTAGTAACAGTAGTTTAGGTCTTAACGCCAGTGTGCCAATTTTTACAGGCTTTCAGATACCAAATAATATCGAATTAAGTAAGCTTAATCTGAAAGCTGCCACTGAGGATTTGAATAAAGCCAGAGAAGATATAAGTGTAAATGTGACTTCCGCATTTTTACAAGTTCTTTTTAATGAAGAATTGTGTAAAGTGGCCAAGGAACAGATTACCCTCAGTAAGGAACAACTCGACAGAATTACCCGGATGGAAGAGGTAGGAAAAGCTTCAACTGCTCAGGTATACGAGGCAAAAGCCAATCTGGCTCAGGATGAACTATCTGCAGTGCAGGCCGAGAATAACCGCAAGCTGGCTATTCTTGAACTTACACAACTGCTGGAACTTTCAACTCCAGAGGGATTCTCTATCGTTTCTCCTGAAATGGAACCGGGATTCGGGGCTTTAAGTACTCCTGAAGATATTTATACTCAGGCCATTGTTAATAAACCGGCAGTGTTGGCTGCCCAGTATCGTTTGCAGGGAATGGACAAGAATATTAAGATTGCACAGGGAGCTTATTATCCCACACTCTCTCTTAACGGATCATTAGGTACCGGATATTATACTATGTCGGGTATTACCAGTAATGGCTTTGGTAAGCAATTGAATGATAATTTCAACCAATATATTGGCCTTTCACTGAGTATTCCTATCTTTAATCGTTATGAAACACGTAATAGGATAAAGACAGCCCGATTAAACTATAGTACTCAGGCTCTTCAGTTAGAAGAATCAAAAAAAGGACTCTTTAAAGAGATTCAACAGGCTTATTACAATGCTGTAGCAGCACAGACTAAATTCACTTCCAGCAAGACAGCCGTTGAGGCTAGCGAAGAATCATTTAAGCTGATGCGCCAGAAATACGAGAACGGAAAAGCTACTTCTGTAGAGTTTAACCAGGTGAAGATGAATCTCATGAAGGCTTCTTCAGATGGCATACAGGCAAAATATGATTATTTATTCAGAACCAAGATTCTTGATTTTTATAAAGGAATCGGGCTTGCGCAGTAAGAATATACATTATCTTTGCATTCCTTAATTTTGTTTTTTGAAAAAGTGAGCTATGCGAAAGAGTGTTTTGCTGTTTATTGGAATGTGGTGCGGACTATTATGTTGTCTGCCCGTATCTTCACAAGTTGAAATAAAGTCATTTACCACTGATTTATCTCCTTCCCTGAGCGGGCAGGAGGTAATCTTTACTTTTCCGCTGATAGTTACAAAAACATACTATACCAGTCCATCGGGAGGAATTACCCTTTCTCCCGATGTGCTTTATTCTCCTACCGAGGTAGCTTTGCCAGGCATTGACGCAAACAATCTTGCAACTCTGAATAATGGGCGAAAGCTTACCCTGAAAAGTAGTGCTTTTACTTACACAGATAGTAATCATACGCTGCGAACTGGGAGCAAAATTACCGGATTGCGAGGTTTTTTATCTTATAGTAGTGGTGCTTATTCGCTCACTCCTACAGTGCAGCCGGTGTTTTCGGGCAATGAGAGAACCTTATCCCCCGGTAGTGTTGGAGCATGTAACCTGAAAGTAGCCAGCTTTAATGTGGAATATTACATTGCTAGTAGTTCACTGTGGAACCCAACTTATGGAGCCGCTAACCAGGAAGAATTCACCCGTCAGCGGGCTAAGTTATTGGCTGCCCTTAAAGGATTGAACGCTGACGTCTATGCTCTTTGTGAAGTGGGGCAGGGGAATACCTCTGTTACTGATTTGGTGAATGGCTTAAACGAAGTAACCTCATCAACTAACTACGCTTATGTGGCAGATAATGACTACTCTGAAAGTACATATACCAAGAACGTTTTTATTTATAATAAGACCAAGGTAACTCCTTACCTGTCAATCAAAACATTTGGTAGCGGAGGTTACAGATTGCGTCAGGTAGCGCAGGCCTTTGATCTGAATAGCAATGGCGAACGTGTGATTATAGCTGTGAATCATTTGAAAGCAAAATCCAGTGGAGGGCCGGGGAATGATGCCGATTTAGGCGATGGACAAGGTGGTTATAACGCTTTGCGAGTTAGCCAGGCTCAGAATGTTGTAAACACATTGAACGTGCTTACAAGCTATTATGGAGATCCCGATGTACTAGTGGTGGGCGATATGAATTCCTACTCCATGGAAGACCCAATTAAAGTATACACCAATAATGGCCTTGTGAATCAGCTGAAGCGTTATTCTTCATCAGATTACAGTTATGTGTATAGCGGAGCGGTGGGATACCTCGATCATTCACTGGCAACCGCCAACCTTAGTCAGCAGGTAACCGGAGCCCGTCCGTGGCACATCAATGCCGACGAACCTTCTTATTTGGGATATGAATATACAACCTATTATTCTGTCGATCCTTACCGTTGTTCCGACCATGATCCGATTGTAACCGGACTTAACCTGGGCACTTATAGTACAGGAATCAAGGATGCTGAGGCTGATAAGGCCGAAAAACTGCATGTCTATGGTGATCCGTCTCAAGGATATGTAACGCTTTCTGCCGGGCAAATTGATAGGGTGGAGCTGCTAGCCGTGAATGGGCAGCTGATCTATTCGGCTGCTAACCCAAACCCCGGAGAATATTTCATGCTTCCTACCGTTGCGTTGCAAAAAGGATTCTATCTTATTCGGGCGTTCAATGGGAAGAAAGCCCAAGTCTCTAAACTGTTAATACAATAGCCCGCCGCTGTTAAGGTAATCTCCCGTTATATGTTCTTTAAAAGAACTACACTAAAAAAGATTAAGGTCTACTCTTTGCGAATTAAAAGAGTAGACCTTTTATGTATAAAGGCTAGCTGTTTCTAAGAAAGTCCCGCCAGTCATTTACTAAACTCCCTGCATCTTTTGGCTTAAGTCCGGTTAATCCTCTGCCTGACTCTCTATTTCTTTTAAATAAATGAACAGGTTCCGATAGAAATATCTACTTTTGCATCGCAAAACAAATCTATACAAACGGATTTACATTCAGTATGGGAAAAAAAACAAAAATAGGAATTCTGGTTGCTCTTGGCCTCATTGTTGTAGCACTCATTGGCGCATACATAGGCAGAGATGCTCTGTTGAATCACTATGCAAAAGGAAAATTTGACAAATTAGAAAAAGAATACGGACTGAAAATCAGTTACGCCCGCCTTCACATGCCTGGAATCAGTGAGGTGGATATCGAGAAGTTTGTGGTGGTTCCTAATGAAAGAGACACATTGCTTAACCTACGTTCGGCAAAGGCTCATCTTAATCTTTGGAAAATGCTTGCAATGGATGTAGAAGTAAGGCAGGTAAATACCGATGGACTTCACATTAGCTTTGTGAAGAAAGACTCTCTTTCCAACTATGACTTCCTTTTTAAGAAGGATAAAAAGAAAGAGGTGAAGGAGGATAAGAAGGATTATGCCGGGAAAATCTCCGATATAGTGGATATGTTTTTCGGATTCCTGCCCGAGAATGGTAATACAACTGATTTCCTGATGAGCTATCGTCGAGATGATAATTACACGGCCGTACAGGTTCCGATGCTTCACATACAGGAAGACCGTTTTATTACCGAGATTATTGTAAAGGAAAATAATGTGGTAAGCCGCTGGATGAGCAGGGGGCGCCTGCACAACGAAGAAAAAACGCTTGAGGCTGAGCTTTATTCAAAATACAATGGAAAGGTGGTGCTCCCTTATCTGAATAAATATTACGGTGCACAGATGGCGTTTGACACACTTGCTTACCGCCTGACTAAAAGCGATATCGGAGGAGGCAAGATAGCCTTGTCGGGAAAAGCGGAAGTTTGCGGATTGCAGCTTTATCATCCGGGGCTCTCTCCCGATGTGATAAACCTCGACCGGGGACGCTTTAACTATACAGTCAATGTGGGCAAGGATTATCTGGAGTTAGACAGTGCAACAGTTATCCAGTTTAATAAATTGCAATTTCATCCCTACATAAAGGCTCAGAAAGGAGCTAAGTGGCACATCACCGCATCTGTGGATAAACCTTCCTTTCCGGCCGATGAGCTATTCTCTTCTCTGCCCAAAGGACTGTTTAGTAGTCTGGATGGATTGAGGACAAGCGGAAATCTCTCTTACCATTTCTTGCTCGACTTAGACTTTAATAATCTGAATGCACTGAAACTGGAATCCGATCTTAGGAAGCAAAACTTTAAGATACTGGGATATGGCAGCGAAAATCTCTCAAAGATGAATGGTTCTTTTCTATATACAGCCTATGAAAATGGGCGGCCCGTTCGTACGTTTATCGTTGGTCCCGAGAATCCTGACTTCTGTCCGCTAGATAGCATATCGCCACTATTGAGGGAAGCTGTGATGCAATCTGAAGATGGATCTTTTTTCTCTCACAGAGGCTTCCGTCTTGATGCGCTAACCAAAGCCCTGATCTATGACCTGAAAGTGAAGAAATTTGCCCGCGGTGGAAGTACAATCTCCATGCAGTTGGTGAAGAACGTATTCCTCAACCGGAACAAGAACCTGCTCCGTAAGCTTGAAGAGGCAATGATTGTGTGGCTTGTAGAGAATCAAGGCATTACATCCAAGCATAGAATGTACGAAGTTTATCTTAATATAGCAGAGTGGGGGCCATTGATTTATGGTGCTTCTGAAGCTTCCCACTTCTACTTTAATAAACCACCGTCACAGTTAACAACGGAAGAAGCAATATTCCTGGCATCAATCATTCCGAAACCAAAACATTTCCGGACTTCTTTTGATGCAAATATGCAGCTTAAGCCATGGTTGGGCAGCTACTATCGTCTCATAGCCAATCGTCTGAGCAGAAAAGGTCTTATTACTGCGGAAGAAGCAGCAAATATACTTCCTGTTGTTCAGGTTACCGGTCCGGCTGTGCAAAACTTTCCTTCACCCAAGGATACAGTTACAGTAGTTGTCGCTACTCCTCAGGAAGGAAATGAAGAATAAACAATAAAGGCAGTCGCTTCACAGTGACTGCCTTTTATGAAAAAAAAACTTGTTAAACTATCTATTGAAACTATTATCTTGATCTGCCACCGCCTCTGGAAGAATCCGATGAGCGACTATTGTCATTGCTATTAGAACTACCTCTGTCTGAAGATCTGGAAGAAGAACTGTTGCTTGATGAACTCCTTTCGCTGCTTCCTGATGAACGGGTTACATTGTCACTTCTTGAGTTGTCAGAACTCCTGGAAACATTACTGCCTGAACTTGCAGGAGATGAAGAAGGACGGCTATATGATGAACTTCTTTCAGAACTGCCTGATTGACTTGATGAACGGTTTACATTGTCACTCCTTGAGTTGTCAGAGCTTCTGGAAACATTACTGCCTGAACTTGCAGGAGTTGAAGAAGGACGGCTATATGATGAACTTCTTTCAGAACTGCCTGATTGACTTGATGAACGGTTTTCATTGTTGCTTCTTGCGTTATCAGAGCTTCTATAAACATTGTTGCTTCTAGAAGGAGAGTAGGAGGGAGAACTGCTGCCTGATGAGCTTCTTCCGCTGTTGTCAGTTGAAGAATTAGTATTGTTCTTTGTTCTGCTGTCAGATGAATTATCATAGTAAATCTCGTTCCTTGGAGTCCTATCCTTAGTATTGTCTCTGTCTGTATTCCTGTCTCTTCTAGGATTTGTATCTCTGCTTCTATTCACATCTTGACCGGAATTATTTCTATCCTTTTCAGAAGAAGGTCTTTCTATAACTCTACTGCCACTATTGTCTGAAGGACGGGTTACATTTTCCTGTGTTCTGCTTCTGGATGAGCTGGAACTCCTGCCAGCGTTATAAAGGTCGTCATTAAATATTCTGGACGAAGATCTGCGGTTGCTAACGCCAGATGAATTATTTCTGGAGCTACGGTCGCCGAAATCGGAACGACGGTTATTAATATAAACGTTTTCTCGTCTTGTACTGAAGTTACCTCTGTATATATCATGGTGATACCTGTTTACGTAAAAACTTTCATTATTGAAGTGTGTACGGTAGTGTCCACCCGAATAGCTATTATAGTTATAAGACTTTCCGAAATAGAACAAATACGGATTTGTATAGGTCAGATAGATTCTAAAGCCCCAGGAATCTCCTTCAGAATAAATTGGACGGTAGAAATATTCTGTATCAAGGAAACGTTCGTATTGCCAGTCTTCCAATACCCAGCGAAGGTCGTCATTACGTACATCAAGATAATTGTAATATCTGTCAAGTGCCCAATCTTCACCATAAATCACATCATCCATTATATTGCGAACATTATAAATGAAGTCGTAATTAATTTCATAACAGTCATTATATTGTTCTGTAGAAAGATTCAATTCATAAGCCATCTTATCTGTGAGGAATCGAGTCTCATTTCGAACCTTATTCATGCTCATAGCAGCCACACTCATGGTACTCATTGAAACCATACTGATGGCAATCAAGGTAAATATTATTTTTTTCATAACTCAACAGTTTTAATGGTTATTTTTATTCAACAAAAATAGGGCGAGGAAACTCCTCGCCCTAATGATAATCCCCAAATGTATTTAGGGATTTCCCTATTTCTTATTTTCTTCAGCTAAACGAATACCGTTAGCTTCAATAATGATCAGTCTTTTTCTATACAAGTCTCCAACCCCCTTTTTAAATGTTTTCTTGCTCACCTCAAAGGTGTCATATATTTCTTCTGCAGGGCTTTTATCATTCAATGTAATGCTTCCACCATTATCTTTGATATATGATAATAAAGTTTCTGCAAAATCATCTATCTTTTCAAATCCTGGCTTTTGAAGCATCAGGTCAATTTTTCCATCCTCTCTAACTTGCTTTACAAAAGCTTTCAGAGTCATTCCGGTTTGTAATTGTTGAAAGATCTCTCCTTCATACAGTAAACCACTGAATTGATTTTCAACAATGGCCTTGAAACCAAGATCTGTCTTTTGCCAGATAAGAATGGATACTTCTTCGTTTGGTTGATATGGAGGAATCTCTTTGGACAAGTAGCGTTCTACTTTGGCCGAAGCCACAATACGATAACTTTCTTCATCAATATGTGCATGAACAACATATTTTTTACCTACCTGCATAGTCATTTTCTGCTCCCGGAAAGGTACAAACAGATCTTTCATTAGCCCCCAGTTAAGGAATGCTCCGAACTGATTTATCCAGGCTACTTCCAAACAAGCAAACTCTCCAACCTGTACCAAAGGGGTTAGGGTTGTAGCAATCAGCCGTTCTTCGTTATCCAGATAGAGAAAAACGTTAAGGAAATCACCGATATTGTATTCTTCAGGAACGTAGCGAGTAGGAAGTAAAATCTCTCCTTCTTCTTCACCATCAAGATAAACCCCGAAGTCGACTGTTTTTACGATCTCAAGTACGTTAAATTTCCCTAGTTCTATACTCATATATGAAATTATTATTTAATGCCAATAAAGTTTACCAACAGATAAATCAGGCCAGCAAGTACTGCACTAACAGGAATTGTAAGAATCCATGCCCAAAGCAAATCTATAGTAACTCCCCAGCGTACAGCAGATAGCCTTTTTACAGCACCTACACCCATAATAGAACCGGTGATAGTGTGAGTTGTACTTACAGGTATTTTAAGAGCTTCTGTTAAGTATAGAGTTAAAGAACCAGCTGCTTCAGCACATA
Encoded here:
- a CDS encoding efflux RND transporter periplasmic adaptor subunit yields the protein MKKYIRIFLIVVVAAIFISTFAFLYVKSQPKEIKYEVVTPKVADIEKSTVATGKVEPRDEILIKPQISGIVADVYKQAGQLIKKGEVIAKVKVIPELGQLNSAESRVRIANINYKQALQEYDRQKSLFKDKLISKEEFEKSEVSMKTAKEEVSTSKDNLDIVKDGITKNSATYSNTMIRSTIDGLILDIPIKKGNSVIMSNTFNDGTTIATVANMKDLIFKGKIDETEVGRIKEGMPIKLTIGALQNLKFDAKLEYISPKGVTENGANLFEIKAAINASPDVKIRSGYSANAEIVLERVGKVLTVPESTIEFSGDSTFVYVLKTEKPKQTFERKRVAVGVSDGIKIQIKGGITAKDKVRGAVIEEKKPDAENKNN
- a CDS encoding TolC family protein translates to MKKYIILIAVLLFSGGIFAQQSWSLRDCIDYALKHNIQIQKQEIANEQQKVELNSAKNKRLPDLSGSMSQDFRFGRATSPVDNSYVNKNSSNSSLGLNASVPIFTGFQIPNNIELSKLNLKAATEDLNKAREDISVNVTSAFLQVLFNEELCKVAKEQITLSKEQLDRITRMEEVGKASTAQVYEAKANLAQDELSAVQAENNRKLAILELTQLLELSTPEGFSIVSPEMEPGFGALSTPEDIYTQAIVNKPAVLAAQYRLQGMDKNIKIAQGAYYPTLSLNGSLGTGYYTMSGITSNGFGKQLNDNFNQYIGLSLSIPIFNRYETRNRIKTARLNYSTQALQLEESKKGLFKEIQQAYYNAVAAQTKFTSSKTAVEASEESFKLMRQKYENGKATSVEFNQVKMNLMKASSDGIQAKYDYLFRTKILDFYKGIGLAQ
- a CDS encoding ExeM/NucH family extracellular endonuclease → MRKSVLLFIGMWCGLLCCLPVSSQVEIKSFTTDLSPSLSGQEVIFTFPLIVTKTYYTSPSGGITLSPDVLYSPTEVALPGIDANNLATLNNGRKLTLKSSAFTYTDSNHTLRTGSKITGLRGFLSYSSGAYSLTPTVQPVFSGNERTLSPGSVGACNLKVASFNVEYYIASSSLWNPTYGAANQEEFTRQRAKLLAALKGLNADVYALCEVGQGNTSVTDLVNGLNEVTSSTNYAYVADNDYSESTYTKNVFIYNKTKVTPYLSIKTFGSGGYRLRQVAQAFDLNSNGERVIIAVNHLKAKSSGGPGNDADLGDGQGGYNALRVSQAQNVVNTLNVLTSYYGDPDVLVVGDMNSYSMEDPIKVYTNNGLVNQLKRYSSSDYSYVYSGAVGYLDHSLATANLSQQVTGARPWHINADEPSYLGYEYTTYYSVDPYRCSDHDPIVTGLNLGTYSTGIKDAEADKAEKLHVYGDPSQGYVTLSAGQIDRVELLAVNGQLIYSAANPNPGEYFMLPTVALQKGFYLIRAFNGKKAQVSKLLIQ
- a CDS encoding biosynthetic peptidoglycan transglycosylase — its product is MGKKTKIGILVALGLIVVALIGAYIGRDALLNHYAKGKFDKLEKEYGLKISYARLHMPGISEVDIEKFVVVPNERDTLLNLRSAKAHLNLWKMLAMDVEVRQVNTDGLHISFVKKDSLSNYDFLFKKDKKKEVKEDKKDYAGKISDIVDMFFGFLPENGNTTDFLMSYRRDDNYTAVQVPMLHIQEDRFITEIIVKENNVVSRWMSRGRLHNEEKTLEAELYSKYNGKVVLPYLNKYYGAQMAFDTLAYRLTKSDIGGGKIALSGKAEVCGLQLYHPGLSPDVINLDRGRFNYTVNVGKDYLELDSATVIQFNKLQFHPYIKAQKGAKWHITASVDKPSFPADELFSSLPKGLFSSLDGLRTSGNLSYHFLLDLDFNNLNALKLESDLRKQNFKILGYGSENLSKMNGSFLYTAYENGRPVRTFIVGPENPDFCPLDSISPLLREAVMQSEDGSFFSHRGFRLDALTKALIYDLKVKKFARGGSTISMQLVKNVFLNRNKNLLRKLEEAMIVWLVENQGITSKHRMYEVYLNIAEWGPLIYGASEASHFYFNKPPSQLTTEEAIFLASIIPKPKHFRTSFDANMQLKPWLGSYYRLIANRLSRKGLITAEEAANILPVVQVTGPAVQNFPSPKDTVTVVVATPQEGNEE
- a CDS encoding S1-like domain-containing RNA-binding protein, producing the protein MSIELGKFNVLEIVKTVDFGVYLDGEEEGEILLPTRYVPEEYNIGDFLNVFLYLDNEERLIATTLTPLVQVGEFACLEVAWINQFGAFLNWGLMKDLFVPFREQKMTMQVGKKYVVHAHIDEESYRIVASAKVERYLSKEIPPYQPNEEVSILIWQKTDLGFKAIVENQFSGLLYEGEIFQQLQTGMTLKAFVKQVREDGKIDLMLQKPGFEKIDDFAETLLSYIKDNGGSITLNDKSPAEEIYDTFEVSKKTFKKGVGDLYRKRLIIIEANGIRLAEENKK